The following proteins come from a genomic window of Pseudomonas cichorii:
- the dnaJ gene encoding molecular chaperone DnaJ, which yields MAKRDYYEVLGVERGASEAELKKAYRRLAMKHHPDRNPDDKAAEELFKEANEAYEVLSDASKRAAYDQYGHAGIDPSMGGGGFGGGAGGANFSDIFGDVFSDFFGGGRGGGGRGGAQRGSDLRYTLELDLEEAVRGTTVNIRVPTLVNCKPCDGSGAKKGSSPVTCPTCGGIGQVRMQQGFFSVQQTCPRCHGHGKIISDPCDSCHGEGRVEESKTLSVKVPPGVDTGDRIRLSGEGEVGSQGGPTGDLYVVINVREHAIFQRDGKHLYCEVPISFTDAALGGELEVPTLDGRVKLKIPEGTQTGKQFRLRGKGVAPVRGGGAGDLMCRVAVETPVNLGKRQRELLEEFRTSLEGDDSHSPKASGWFEGVKRFFGDL from the coding sequence ATGGCAAAGCGTGATTATTATGAAGTGTTGGGGGTGGAGCGGGGTGCCAGCGAGGCTGAGCTGAAGAAGGCTTATCGCCGCCTTGCGATGAAGCACCACCCAGACCGCAACCCTGATGACAAGGCTGCGGAAGAGCTGTTCAAAGAGGCCAATGAGGCCTATGAAGTTCTGTCCGATGCCAGCAAGCGTGCGGCATACGATCAGTACGGCCACGCCGGCATAGACCCGAGCATGGGTGGCGGTGGTTTCGGTGGCGGCGCTGGCGGTGCGAACTTCTCCGATATTTTCGGTGACGTGTTCAGCGACTTCTTCGGTGGTGGCCGTGGTGGTGGCGGTCGTGGCGGCGCACAGCGCGGTAGCGATCTGCGTTACACCCTGGAACTGGACCTCGAAGAAGCGGTTCGCGGTACGACCGTGAATATCCGTGTTCCGACGCTGGTCAATTGCAAACCTTGCGATGGCAGCGGTGCGAAGAAAGGTTCTTCGCCGGTCACTTGTCCGACATGCGGCGGCATTGGTCAGGTGCGCATGCAGCAGGGGTTCTTCTCCGTGCAGCAAACCTGTCCTCGTTGCCATGGTCACGGCAAGATCATTTCCGATCCGTGCGATTCGTGCCATGGCGAAGGCCGTGTCGAAGAATCCAAGACCCTCTCGGTCAAGGTTCCGCCAGGTGTCGATACCGGTGACCGCATTCGTCTGTCCGGCGAAGGCGAGGTGGGCTCCCAGGGCGGGCCGACCGGCGACCTGTACGTTGTGATCAATGTGCGTGAACACGCCATTTTCCAGCGCGACGGCAAGCATCTGTATTGCGAAGTGCCAATCAGCTTCACTGACGCGGCGCTGGGTGGCGAGCTTGAAGTGCCGACGCTGGATGGTCGGGTCAAGTTGAAGATCCCTGAAGGCACCCAGACCGGCAAGCAGTTCCGCTTGCGTGGCAAGGGTGTGGCTCCGGTGCGTGGCGGCGGTGCTGGCGACTTGATGTGTCGTGTTGCGGTTGAAACGCCGGTCAACCTCGGCAAGCGTCAGCGTGAACTGCTTGAAGAGTTCCGTACTTCGCTTGAAGGCGACGACTCTCACTCTCCGAAAGCCAGTGGCTGGTTCGAGGGTGTGAAGCGTTTCTTCGGTGACTTGTAA